A segment of the Gemmatimonas sp. genome:
GGCAGTGATGGAGCTGATCTGCACGGCGTCTTGGTCGCAGCCGGTGAGCGCGACGAACCCGAGCAGCAGCGCGAGGGAGCGGGAGGGCTTCATCACGATTACGGTTGAGTGATCCAGAGCGGTTTGGTGTGGAAATCGAGTGCGAGCCCACCGATCTTGTCGAGCGCCGCTCGATTCCAGACATATTCGGAGTTGAACCGCGCCCGGATGCGATGTACGATCTTCCCGTCGTTGTCTGGGAAGAGCACCGTCGGGATGGCGAAGCCGGGGAAGACCTGCTGCCCCGTCTGGGGATCGATGCCGGTGTAGTTGAAGCGGCGCATGTCCATCCACGTCTCCACGTGTGCCCACCCCCACTGGGCGATGTACTTCTGCGTCATGATCTGCGTGAGCGTGAGACTCCCCACACTGGGCATGATGGCCGGACTCGCCAGAAACGCCGACCGTTCCGCCGCACTGATCTGCGCCACCGCCTGCCCATCATCGAGGTTGCGTGCGTTCACGAAGTCCAAGTGTGACGACACGCCGTTCGTGTACGCCTGCAGCGCCACCGCCCGGTTCCCGGAGCGGAACGCGGCTTCGGCTTTGATGAACTGCAGCTGACTGTACGTCATGATCGGGAACCGGCTCCGATCGGCGAACAGATACCGCGACGGCTGACCGGCTCCCGCCGTGCCCACGTAGCCGAAAAGATTGTTCGGCTGCTGCGCTGCCGGCAGCGCGGTGGTACCGACCTGATTGTCCCGCCCACGGAACTGTCCGTCGGGCGCCGGTGCCAGCATGCGGCTCAGCCGCGGGTCCACCACGCCACCGAAGACGGTGCCGTTCATCAGATTCACGACGAAGTTGGTCTGCCGGTAGTTCGTCAGGTTGTTGCGACGTGGGCCCCAGAAGTTGGCGTCGGCATTGTCCGCACTGGTGCCGCTGTAGGCCAGCAGGGCATCGTCGGCATTGCTCGTGAACGACAGGTCCACCGCGGCGATCACTTCCTGCGGGCGATAGCTGCCCTTGTTGCTGTAGTGATTGAGTGCCATGGCCTTCAGGCCGTACGCGAAGCGCAACCACCGCACCCGGTCGCCGCCGTAGACGCGATCGAAGCGGGCTAGAAACTGCTGACTCACTGCCCCATCGGTCCGCTGCAGGTTCTTGATCGCCTCGTCGAGCAGGCGGAGCGTTTCCTGATACGCGAACTCCTGCGTGTCGTAGTCGAAGGTAAAGCGGGTCTGGTCGAAGGCCTGCTTGATGATCAGTTCACCGTGCACGTCCGTGACCTTGAGCCATCCCCACGCCTGAATCGCCTGACCGATGCCGAGCAGGTCCCAGCGTTCCTCGGCCTTGGCAATCTCGATCATGTCGACCAGGTTCTGGCCGATGCTCCAATACACGTCACGCCAGAGCTGACCACCATTGTCGGAGGTGGGATCGTAGCCCATGCGATCCCACGTGCTGGCCAGGGTTGCCCCGGACGGCAGGGTCCAGTTCTGCGTGTAGCGCCCGATGAATCGGCCGTCGAATTGCTCCGAGGTGGCCACCCAGTGCAGGATCGGCGGCAGATAGAGATTGGCCGAGACACGCTGCGGCGCGTTCGGATTCTCGTTCACGTCGAGGAAGTTCTGGCACCCGGCCGCGAGGGCGAGAGTACCACCCAGCAGGGCCGTGCGAAAGCGCGTGGCAGTCACGCGAATGGGAAGTCGCGTCGCGAGCGACGCCGTGGATTGAGTGCGTCGCATGGTCAGTATCCCAGCGTGATGCCGAAGGAGAACCCGCGCGGCATCGGGAAGTTGCCGAAATCGATGCCCACCGCGCCCGAGCCGCCCACGGCAGCCGTGTTGCCGTTCACGATCGGGTCGAGGCCGGAGTAATTGGTGAACAGCAGGAGGTCGGTGCCGCGGATGAACGCGCTCGCGCGCCGGGCCCGCACGTAGTGACCGGGGAACTCCATGCGCAGGGTCACGTCGCGCAGTCGCACCCAGTGCACGTTCTTCTCGACGAACAGCTCCTCGCTCATACCCGTGTAGAACGCCGGCTGCACGGCGGGGATGACCACGATCCCGTTCGGGGTGGGGGTGGCCGAGTTCTCGCGCCCGTCACGCAGTACGCCAGGCACGATACGCGCCTGGTCGCGATCGAGCGTCTGCATGGAGAGTCCGCGCGTCGTGAGAAAGTGCTGCGTGGCGTTGAACACGTCGCCGCCGCGGCGGAAATCCCACAACATGGTGACCGACGCCCGCTTGTACTTCAAGTTGTTCGTGACACCCATCGTCCAGAGCGGCTGCCGGTCATAGCCCGCATCGATGAAGGTGGTGCTGCGGATGGGCAGGCCCGTCGTGGGGTCGATGAGCAGCTGCCCCTGGTTGTTCCGCTGATAGAACAGACCCGTCATGGAGCGCGTGGACAGCCCTGGCGCTACCCCGTTGCGGATGTTGCCGTACAACCACGTGTCCGACACGTACGACTCGGGGAGCTCGTTCGGCAAGTTGAGGACCCGTCCGCGCGCCTGCTCGTAGTTGGCAATCAGTTCCCACGAGAGGTCGCTGGTCTGGACAGGTACGGCGCGTGCCACCACTTCCACGCCGGTATTGCGGGTCCGTGCCCCGTTCAGGTTGAACAGGATGAAACCCGTGCCGTAGGACCCGCGGATGTCGTTGACGATCTGGTCTTTCGTTTCCTTGCGGTAGACCGTCACGTCGAGCCCAATCCGGTCGTTGAGACTTGCGAGCTCGAACCCGCCCTCACGTGAGGCGGCGAACTCCGGGCGCAATCCAAGGTTCGGGCCGGTAAAGCCGTAGCCGTAGCCGCCGCCGGTGGTGGTCTTCGACTCGAGGAACGGCCGATACGCGTAGGGTCGGGCGTCACGCCCCACCTCGGCGTAACTGGCCCGCACCTTGGCCGTCATGAACTTGCCTATGGCCGGCACGGCATCCGAAACGATCACCGAGCTCTGCACCGACGGATAGAAGAACGAGTTGCGCTCGATCGGGATCGTCGATGTCCAGTCGTTGCGTCCGGTCACGGTTACGAACGCCCAGTTGTTGTATCCGAGCTGCGCCTGACCGAAGGCGCTCACCAGGCGGCGCTGCGCAATCGTGGTGCGGGCGAAGCGGGTGGCAATGTCGGTGTTGTTGATCGAGACGAAGTTCGGATCGAGAAAGTTGCGGCCGCTTTCGGCGTTCACCTCGCTCTTCGAGTCTGACAGGGCGTGACCCACCAGACCGCTCAGTGTGAAGCCCCTGCCGATCCGCTGCCGATTGATGTTGAAGATCGTCTGGGTGTTGATGTTGCGCGTCACATCCACGGCGTTGTCCATGATGCCGTTGTTCGTGAAGCCTACCGAGCTCTCGGGGTGCCGCAGGATCTGGTTCGAATTCGTGTAGTTGTCGACACCGATGTTGGTCTTGATGGAGCCCCACGAGAACGGCGTGACGGTGAGCCCGAGATTCGGGAAGATGCGATTCGTACGCGCCTGGATCAGGTTTCGGCTCACGCTGAAGTACGGGTTGTCCACCTCCGCATTGGCCGCCAGGGCGGTGATGCGGCGGCGCGTACCGGCAGGAGAAAGGAAATCACCCGCGTTGTCGGTCTGCGGCCAGAGCAGCAGACCGAGCAGCGGACCGTTGCCGCCCTTCTCCGGCTGGTCGTTGGTGGACTGCACGTAGAGCATGGACAGGTCAGCGCGCACGTACTTGTTCACCTGCGCGTTCATGGCGCCGGTGAGGTTGATGCGCTGCAGCTGGGAGTTGGGAATGACGCCGAGATTGCGATTCAGGTTCCCCGAAATGCGGTAGCCGACCTTGTTGTCGCTGGTCGCGCCGCTGAACGTAAGCACGTGCTGCTGTGACACGGCGGTGCGGAAGAACCCGTCCACATTGTTGAAGAGCTGCACGCCCGGCGCATACGGCGCCCCGAAGTACTGGAACGACCCGAGTGTGGCCCCCGCCTGCGAGGTCGGGCCGTACACCCCCTGGATCTCCGGCTGGGCGCGCGTGTTGTCGAGCCGCACCCAATTGCTGTACTCGAAGCCGCCGGTCCCCGCCTTGCCGCGCTTGGTGGTGATGACGATCGCGCCGTTCGCCGCGTCGATGCCATACAGCGCCGCCGCTTCCGGGCCCTTGAGCACGACGAGCGTCTCGATGTCCTCGGGGTTGATGTCGGCCGCACGATTGGTGAAGTCGATGCCGCGGTTGTTGAACGCGGTGGCCGAGCCGGGCGCGTCCGACGCGAGGACGTTGGTGTTGAGCGTCTTGTTGTCCAGCGGCAGGCCATCGACGATCATGAGCGGCTGGTTGCTGCCGCTGATGGAACTCACGCCGCGGATGGTGATGCTCGACGACGAACCCGGCACGCCCGAGGAGCTCGTCACGTCTACCCCGGCCACACGGCCGGCGAGCGCGTTGATGAAATTCTCACGGCCGGTCTGCGCCAGTTCGGCGCCGCTGACCGTCTGCTGGGCGCTGCCCAGTTCGCGTTTCGTGGCCGTCTGGCCAAGTGCGGTGACCACCATGGCATCGAGATTGGCCGCCGATTTCTCGAGCGACACATCGATGATGTTGGCGGCGCCGACCAGCCGTTCCTTGGGCACGTACCCGATCAGCCGGTACTGCAGGGTCTGGCCGACCCGGACGCTGATGGTGTAGATGCCACCGCTGCTGGTCTGGACGACCTGGCTGGTGCCTTTGACGACGACCGAAACGCCAGAGAGAGGTACATCGCCGTCGCGCGTGACGCGCCCGGTGACCGTCTTCTGCTGCGCCGAAAGCGGCGACACGGACAGGACGGCACCCAGAAGCAACGCGAGGATGCGAATCTGCATGTGAGGAGGGGGCCTGAGGAGGAGGGGATGGGCTACCTTACCTGTGATGGTGAGTGCTGTCAATTCAGGCCGCTCGTGTGACGCGTCCAATTCCGCTATTGTTTGCCCCCACCCGCCCGCGCCACGCTCATGTCCGATTACCTGTCCGTCCCGTGTCCGCTCCCCCTGCCGGCGCTTCCGCCACGTCTGCCGTCACGCGTTCTCGTTACCGGGGGCGCCGGGTTCATCGGCAGCGCGCTGGTGTGGGCGCTCAACGGCCTCGGCGTTGAACGCATTGTCGTAACCGACCGGCTGGGACAGGACGAAAAGTGGCGCAACCTCGTGCCGCTGCGCTTCGAGGACTATCTGGAGGCCGACGACCTCATGGCCCCCCTCGAGCGGGGCGCCCTGGGGCGGTTCGACCTCGTCCTGCACCTCGGGGCCTGCTCGGCCACCACCGAACGTGACGCGAGCTTTCTGGCCAAGAACAACTTCGAGTACACCAAGCAGCTGGCGCACTGGGCGCTCGGGCACGAGGTCCGCTTCGTGTACGCCTCCAGCGCCGCCACGTATGGGGACGGCGCACAAGGGATGGACGACACCCACGACGAAACAGCCGCGCTCACGCGATTGCGGCCGCTCAACGCCTACGGGTACTCCAAGCACCTGTTCGACCAGTACGCCGCCGCCATGGGCGTGCTCCCCAATGTCGTGGGGCTCAAGTACTTCAACGTGTACGGCCCCAACGAGGCGCACAAAGGCGACATGCGCTCGCTGGTGCACAAGGCCTACGGGCAGATCGAAGCCACGGGACGCGTGCAGCTGTTCCGCTCGTACCGCCCCGAGTTCCGTGATGGCGAGCAGCGCCGCGACTTCCTCTACGTAAAGGATGCCGTGGCCATGACGTTGCACCTCGCCATGACACCGCAGGCCGGTGGCCTCTACAACATTGGCAGTGGGGAGGCGCACACCTGGCTCGCCCTCACCGGCGCGCTGTTCGCGGCGCTCGGCCGGGAGCCGCAGGTGGAGTTCATCGACATGCCGGACAGCCTGCGCGCCAAGTACCAGTATCACACGCAGGCCGGTATCGCGAAGCTGCGCGCGACCGGCTACGACGCGCCCGTCACGCCGCTGGCGCTGGCCGTGCAGGACTACGTGCAGGGCTACCTCGTGGGGGACCGTCGGCTCGGTGACTGAGCCTCATGGCGGATAACCGGGCGCGATTCGCGCTGGCGCTCCTCGCCTTCGGTGTTGCGGCGTGCGGTGGTGAAGCCCCGGCACCGTCCGGCGCCGGGGCGACGGTATTGCGCTGGGGTGGCGACGCCGAGGGTGGCGCGCCGTTCGTGGAGGCCGACCCGTCGAATCCGTCGGTGGTCCGCGGCTTCGACGTGGAGATCGCCGAGCTGATGGCCCAGGGGCTCGGGCGTTCGGCGCGCTTCACCCAGGTGGCGTGGGCCAGTATCGAACCGTCGGTGGCGCGCGGCGACTTCGACGTAGGGATGTCGGGGGTCGAGGACCGGTCCGAGCTGCGGGCGCGCTTCGCGGTGAGCCTCCCGTACTTCGAGTTCCGGCAGGTGCTGGCGGTGCGCACGGCCGATACGGCGCGCTATCGCACGCTCGCCCAGCTTGCCGGTCGGCGCGTAGCCACGCTGGGTGCGACCGGCGCCTACCGACTGTTGCTGGCCGCGCAGCAGGCGCACGGCGTGGTGCCGGTGAGCTACGACGACGACGTGCACCCGTACACCGACCTCGTGGAGGGGCGCGTGGACGCGGTGCTGCTGGATCATGTGATCGCCGACCGGGCCTTGCAGCGCACGGGCGGATTCGTGATTCAGCCCGCGGAGGTGGCGCGGGGGGCCTACGTGGCGGTCTTCGCGCGCAACCAAGCCGCGCTGCGCGACTCGGCCAACCGCGTGCTCGCCGCGCGACTGCGTGACGGCACACTGGCGGCCGTGTTCCGGAAGTGGGGCGTGTGGGATGCCGAGCAGTCGGCGTATCAGCAGCGGCTGATCGCATCGCTCCAGCCAGGGTCGGGGTCAGGGTCGGGGTCAGGGTTGGGGTCAGGGTTGGGGTCAGGGTTGGGGTCAGGGTCGGGGTCAGGGTCGGGGTCAGGGTTGGGGTCAGGGTCGGGGTCAGGGTTGGGGTCAGGGTCGGGGTCAGAGCTGGGGTCAGAGCTGGGGTCAGAGCTGGGGTCAGAGCTGGGGTCGGAGCTGGGGTCGGGGACGGTCGGCGCCAGGTCGGTGTGGGCGTACGCGCCATCGCTGCTGCGTGCGGCGGCCATCACGCTGGGCATTTCGGTGGCCGCCATGCTGCTGGCCGTGCTGCTTGGCAGCGGCATCGCCGCCGGTCGGGTGTACGGCGGCCCCGTGACGCGCGGGGCACTGGCCACCTACGTGGAGATCGTGCGCGGCACGCCGGTGCTGCTGCAGCTGTTCGTGCTGTACTACGGCCTCAGTGCGGTGGTGCGGCTCCCGGCGCTGCTCGCCGCCATCATCGGTCTCGGGCTCAACTATGCCGCCTACGAGTCGGAGATCTACCGCAGTGCGCTGCAGGCGGTGCCGCGGCTCCAGCTCGAAGCCGCCCGCACCCTCGGGCTCAGCGAATGGCAGCTGTTCCGGCTCGTGCGCGGACCGCAGGCCTTCCGCCTCGCGCTGGCGCCCATGACGAACGATTTCGTGGCGCTGCTCAAGGACTCGTCGCTGGTCAGTGTCATCACCGTCGTGGAGCTCACCAAGCAAACGGCCATCTACGCCACCAACGTGGGGAGCTGGCTGGTACCGGGGTTGGCCTGTGGTGCCATGTACCTGGCGCTGTCACTGCCCCTGTCGCGCCTGGCGCGCCGTCTGGAGGCGCGATGGAATCGATGAGCCCCACGCCGTCAGTGGCCGGCGACCCGCTGCTGCAGGTGACGCAGCTGCGTCTCGCACGGCGGCATGCCGGGGTCACGCAGGATGTGCTGCGCGAGGTCTCGCTCGATCTCGCCCCGGGGCGCGTGTGCGCGCTCATGGGGGTGAGCGGCGCAGGCAAGAGCACCGTGCTGCGCACGATCGTGGCACTCGAGCCGTTCGAGGCGGGACGCATTGCGGTGGATGGCGTGACGCTCACGCCCGGTCCGCTGCCGCGCGAATCGGCGCTGCGTCCGCTGCGCCGCAGGGTGGGCATGGTGTTCCAGCAGCACGCGCTCTTCCCGCACCTCACCGTGCACGAAAACGTCGCGCTGGCGCCGGTACACGCGCTCGGAGCCACCCGCGAGCACGCCGGCGGCGTGGCCGACTCGCTGCTCGCGTCGCTGGGCGTGGCCCATCGCCGTGCGGCGTATCCCGACCAGCTCTCCGGCGGCGAAGCGCAACGCGTGGCCATTGCCCGCGCCCTGGCGCTCGATCCACCCCTGTTGCTCATGGACGAGCCCACGGCGGCACTCGATCCCGCGCGGCGCGCGGCGCTGGCCGAAACGCTGCGCGCGCTGGCGGCCGCGGGGCGCACGCTGCTCATCACGACGCACGACATCGACTTCGCTACCGAGGTGGCCGACGAGGTGGCCATCATGGCGCACGGGGAGCTCGTGGAACGTGGACCCGCGCGTCACGTGCTGGAGCAGCCGCAGCACGAGGCCACGCGCGCCCTGCTGCGGTTTGGGGAGCGGTAGGGTCGCGGGCAACGCGTGCCCGCGGAGATCACGGAGGAGGTGATCGGATTGCCGGAGGTCGGACATCGGATGAATGCCGGAGGGCCGATATCGGAAACCGCGTTCGGAAGTCGGAGGTCGGAGAGTCGTGCGGCACAATGGCGCGCGCAGCGCGAGTCCGACTTCCGATCTCCGAACGCGGTGTCCCGGCTCCGATTTCGGACATGAATCCGACCTCCGACTTCCGACTGGTCCGAATCAATCGGATGGATCCGACTCCCGGAGGTCGGACGTCGGATGAATGCCGAAGCTCCGCGCCGACAGCGCCGCGCGTCATCCCCGCCTGACGAGCCGCCGCGCCCACTCGTACACGCCCGCGTAGTGCTGGGCCGCGGTGTCCCACGAGTGGTCTTCGCGCATTCCCCGCTCCTGCACCAGCGCCCACGACGGCCGATCGCGGTAGCACTGGAGCGCGCGCCAGATCGCGTCGCCGAAATCCTGCGGGTCGAAGCGATGAAAGACGAAGCCGTTACCGTCGAGTCCCTCGCGCACCGTATCCACGAGGCCGCCGGTGGCGCGCACGATGGGCACGCTGCCGTAGCGCAGGGCAATGAGCTGCCCCAGTCCGCACGGCTCGAACCGTGACGGCATGAGAAAGGCGTCCGATCCGGCATAGATCTGCTGGGCCAGCGCGGCGTCGAAGCCGATTTTCGTGGCGATGCGCCCCGGATGCTGTTCGGCGCGGCGCAGGAAGGCCTCCTGCAGGTGTGCCTGCCCTGAGCCCAGCACCACCAGCTGCGCATCGGTCTCACGCATGAGCCAGGGCACGATGGCATGCAGCAGGTCCAGCCCTTTCTGCTCCACCAGCCGCGATACGATGCCCAAAAGCGGTCGCTCCGGGTCTACCGTGAGCCCCGCGCGCTCCTGCAGAGCGCGCTTGCACGCCACCTTGCCGGCCGGATCGCCAGCGTCGTACGCGGCGGCCAGATGCCGGTCGGTGCGCGGATCGAACACCCCCGTGTCGATGCCATTGAGAATGCCCACCAACCGGTCCTGACGGCGCCGCAGCAGCCCGTCGAGCCGTTCGCCCCCGTCGCTGCCCAGGATTTCCCGGGCATAGGTGGGGCTGACGGTGCTCACGACATCGGCGTAGAGGATGCCCCGGGCCATGCAGTTGAAGGAGTTGGCAATGCCCGCCCCCATGCCGTTCTCCACCAGTCCCCCCTCGTGCAGTCCGGCCAGCTGCGCCACGTCGGGGTGCACCTGCCCCTGGTACGCCAGGTTGTGGATGGTGAAGACGGTGGCGATGTGCCCGAAGGTGTACGCGTAGTAGCTCTTGAGGTAGTTGATGACCAGCGCCGCATGCCAGTCGTGGCAGTGCACCACGTCGGGCTGCCACCCCTCCACTTCGCGCAGGTGCTGCATGGCGTCGAGCACCCCCCGCGCGAACAGGATGAACCGGCGCGCGTCGTCGGGCTCGCCGTACACGGCCGAGCGCTCGAAGGCGGCCGGAATGTCGAGGAAGTACAGCGGTACGTTGCTCGCCGCTGCGCGCCAGACCCGCTGCTCCTCCGCCCGCACCCCGGCCGGGAGGAAGGAGGCGGCAATGGGGCCCGCCATGGGGATCCCCTGCTCGCGAACCGAGCGGTACCGCGGCATCACCACGCGAACGTCGTGTCCCAGGCGCTGCAGCGCCGGCGGGAGCGCCCCGGCGACGTCCGCCAGACCGCCGGTCTTCACGTAGGGCGCCACTTCGGCGGCAACAAAGAGAACGTTCATCCCCCTACCTTACGCCAGACGTGCACCTGACGCAAAATCACGCCAGACCGCCACCGGCCGTCGCAGGCCCACGCTGGAGAAGGATCACGCATGACGCCGTATTCCCGAGGAATCATTGCCCGCAGTGCCATGGCGTATGTGCTCGCCGGTGGTCGCGGATCCCGATTGTACGAACTCACCGATCGGCGGGCCAAGCCGGCGGTGTATTTCGGCGGCAAGACCCGCATCATCGACTTCGCGCTGTCGAATGCCATCAACTCGGGGATCCGGCGCATTGGCGTGGCCACCCAGTACAAGGCACACAGCCTTATCCGGCACCTGCAGCGCGGCTGGAACTTCCTGCGCCCGGAGCGCAACGAAAGCTTCGATATCCTGCCGGCCTCGCAGCGCGTGAGCGAGACGCAGTGGTACGAGGGCACCGCCGACGCGGTATACCAGAACCTCGACATCATCGAGGCGTACGGGCCCGAGTACATGGTCATCCTGGCGGGTGATCACATCTACAAGATGGACTACGAGCTCATGCTGCAGCAACATGTCACCCAGGGCGCGGACGTGACGGTGGGCGTGCTGGAGGTGCCGCGCATGGAAGCCACCGGCTTCGGGGTCATGCACGTGGATGCGCACGATCGCATCGTGCACTTCCTCGAGAAGCCGGCCGATCCGCCCGGCATACCGGGGCAGCCCGACCTGGCCCTCGCCAGCATGGGGATCTATGTCTTCAAGACGAGCTTCCTGGCCGATCTGCTGCGGCGCGATGCGCGCGACACGAATTCGTCGCACGACTTCGGCAAGGATCTCATTCCGTACGTCGTGGCGAACGGCAAGGCGGTGGCGCATCGCTTCCGTGACTCGTGCGTGAAGGCCAGTCGCGAAAGTGAGGCCTATTGGCGTGATGCGGGCACCATCGATGCGTACTGGGAAGCCAACATCGACCTGACCTCCGTGCTTCCCGGTCTCGACATGTACGACCACGACTGGCCCATCTGGACCTACGCGGAAATCACGCCGCCTGCCAAGTTCGTGCACGCCGAGGAGGGGCGCCGCGGCTTTGCGCTCGACTCGCTCGTGTCCGGCGGGTGCATCGTGTCGGGCGCCGGGATCTTCCGCTCGCTGCTCTTCACGAATGTGCGGGTGCATTCGTACGCGCACCTCGACGGGGCCGTCCTGCAACCCGATGTGGATGTGGGGCGCGGGGCGCGACTCACGAACGTTGTGGTGGATCGTGGGGTACAGATTCCCGCCGGTCTGGTCGTGGGCGAAGACCCCACGCTCGACGCCTCCCGGTTCCGCCGCACCGAGAAGGGGATCGTGCTGATTACGCAGCCGATGCTCGACCGGCTCACCCCCTGACCCGCCCCGTCATGATGCCGTCGCTCCGCGCCTCGCTCCGCGCCTCGCGCCGCCTTGGCGGCCTGCTGCTGCTGGCCACACTGGCGGGCACGACGGCCTGCTTCAGCAAGAACGCCAGCGGCGCCGCCCAGGAAACCGTCATTCTGGTGGCCCACAACCGCGGCTTCTACGACGTGAACGTGTACGCCGTGCGCACGGCGCAGGCCTTGGGCCGCCGGCTGGGCACCGTCACGGGCAACTCCACCGCCACCCTCAAGGTGCCGGTGAGCGAGCTGCAGCCCGGCGGCATGCTCGTGGTGCAGGTCCGCTCGGTCGGCGGGCGGTTCAGCTGGTACAGCCCCGCAGTTCAGCTTGGCACCGGCATCATTGCCCGCCTGGACGTGATCCAGACGGCCAATGGCGCGCTCACCCAGAGCCAGATGTATTCCCAGGTCGTCCCGCAATCGGACCCCCGCTGACGCCGGTCTCGTCCGTCGGTGACGGACACCCCGAAGACCTATGGGCGCCAGTGCGCCGCAATGGCCTGACCGATGCGCGCAATGACGGCGTTCCCTTCGGCATCGGTCCAGTAGCGGGTGTCCTGGTTCTCCTTCGTGAGCACACAGGCCACCACGCGGGCCGGCAGGTAGAGCACGCCGCAGTCGGTGCGTGAGCGATCCACATCGCCCGTCTTGTGGGCCGCGCGCACACCGTAGTTGAAGCGCAGCAGCTTGCTGCTGTCTTCGTTG
Coding sequences within it:
- the glgC gene encoding glucose-1-phosphate adenylyltransferase, whose translation is MTPYSRGIIARSAMAYVLAGGRGSRLYELTDRRAKPAVYFGGKTRIIDFALSNAINSGIRRIGVATQYKAHSLIRHLQRGWNFLRPERNESFDILPASQRVSETQWYEGTADAVYQNLDIIEAYGPEYMVILAGDHIYKMDYELMLQQHVTQGADVTVGVLEVPRMEATGFGVMHVDAHDRIVHFLEKPADPPGIPGQPDLALASMGIYVFKTSFLADLLRRDARDTNSSHDFGKDLIPYVVANGKAVAHRFRDSCVKASRESEAYWRDAGTIDAYWEANIDLTSVLPGLDMYDHDWPIWTYAEITPPAKFVHAEEGRRGFALDSLVSGGCIVSGAGIFRSLLFTNVRVHSYAHLDGAVLQPDVDVGRGARLTNVVVDRGVQIPAGLVVGEDPTLDASRFRRTEKGIVLITQPMLDRLTP